Proteins from one Nitrobacteraceae bacterium AZCC 2146 genomic window:
- a CDS encoding S-DNA-T family DNA segregation ATPase FtsK/SpoIIIE (product_source=KO:K03466; cath_funfam=1.10.10.10,3.40.50.300; cog=COG1674; ko=KO:K03466; pfam=PF01580,PF09397,PF13491,PF17854; smart=SM00382,SM00843; superfamily=46785,52540; transmembrane_helix_parts=Inside_1_29,TMhelix_30_52,Outside_53_77,TMhelix_78_100,Inside_101_162,TMhelix_163_185,Outside_186_829): MSTTIERVIPLVGQLPASIREMLVRRLRELAGFGLIGLAGIAAAALMTWSVQDPSLSHATSRAIRNIAGYPGAIGADLLMQILGLGAIMLILPVAVWGWRMMTHRHFDREALRIACWILCTVIASGFASCWQHGGSWPLPTGVGGVVGDALFRAPAVVFGPVGFIYRFVLGVILGTAMVATFLMACGLGSQPKEEFAAVEDEDAPFEEEESDRGSVSLGWAVHAAMSTKARIGRLLSMLYAKFVTSAPEPRAASFERQEPNLGGRRNSPSIAPQSRSDEDDDYRHDDDDDSDDDDDEIEEAPAARAPRKKAAPAREPTRKASDKFELPSVSVLSAPRAADRQPLSKAELETNSRALEGVLSDFGVRGEIVKAHPGPVVTLYELEPAPGIKSSRVIGLADDIARSMSALSARVAVVPGRNAIGIELPNAHREKVYLRELLTVKDGNESAAKLPLCLGKNIGGESIIVDLARMPHLLIAGTTGSGKSVAINTMILSLVYRLRPDQCRLIMVDPKMLELSVYDGIPHLLTPVVTDPKKAVVALKWAVREMEERYKRMSKLGVRNIDGYNQRLLEAKTKGEELTRTVHTGFDKETGKAIYEEEKLDLEPLPYIVIIVDEMADLMMVAGKDIEGAVQRLAQMARAAGLHVVLATQRPSVDVITGTIKANFPTRISFQVTSKIDSRTILGEMGAEQLLGQGDMLYMAGGGRISRVHGPFVSDEEVEKVVRHLKTQGQPEYLEAVTAEEPSEEEGGAVFDATGMGAGDGGSDLFAQAVQIVKRDRKASTSYIQRRLQIGYNRAASLMERMENEGIVGQPNHAGKREILIEEEESGF, encoded by the coding sequence ATGAGCACAACAATCGAACGTGTGATTCCCCTGGTCGGGCAGTTGCCAGCGTCGATCCGCGAGATGCTGGTGCGACGGCTGCGCGAGCTGGCCGGCTTCGGCCTGATCGGCCTGGCCGGCATCGCCGCCGCGGCGCTGATGACATGGTCGGTGCAGGATCCCAGCCTCAGCCACGCCACCTCGCGCGCGATCCGCAACATCGCCGGCTATCCCGGCGCCATCGGTGCCGACCTCTTGATGCAGATCCTCGGCCTCGGCGCCATCATGCTGATCCTGCCCGTCGCAGTATGGGGCTGGCGGATGATGACGCATCGGCACTTCGACCGCGAGGCGCTGCGCATTGCCTGCTGGATTCTCTGCACCGTCATCGCCTCGGGCTTCGCCAGTTGCTGGCAGCACGGCGGCTCGTGGCCGCTGCCAACTGGCGTCGGCGGCGTGGTCGGCGATGCCCTGTTCCGCGCGCCGGCCGTCGTCTTCGGTCCGGTCGGCTTCATCTACCGTTTCGTGCTCGGCGTGATCCTGGGCACGGCGATGGTCGCGACCTTCCTGATGGCGTGCGGACTGGGATCGCAGCCGAAGGAAGAATTTGCTGCGGTCGAAGACGAGGACGCACCGTTCGAGGAAGAAGAAAGCGACCGCGGTTCGGTCTCGCTGGGCTGGGCGGTGCATGCCGCGATGAGCACCAAGGCGCGGATCGGCCGGCTGCTGTCGATGCTGTACGCCAAATTCGTGACGAGCGCACCGGAGCCGCGCGCCGCCTCGTTCGAGCGTCAGGAGCCCAATCTCGGCGGCCGCCGCAACAGTCCGTCGATTGCGCCGCAAAGCCGAAGCGATGAGGATGACGACTATCGCCACGATGACGATGACGATAGCGACGACGATGATGACGAGATCGAGGAAGCGCCGGCTGCCCGCGCGCCGCGCAAGAAGGCCGCTCCTGCACGCGAGCCGACCCGCAAGGCCTCTGACAAATTCGAATTGCCGTCGGTCTCGGTGCTATCGGCGCCGCGCGCCGCCGATCGCCAGCCGCTCAGCAAGGCCGAGCTGGAAACCAATTCACGGGCGCTGGAAGGCGTGCTCAGCGATTTCGGCGTCCGCGGCGAAATCGTCAAGGCCCATCCCGGACCGGTGGTGACGCTGTATGAACTCGAGCCCGCGCCTGGTATCAAGTCATCGCGCGTCATCGGCCTCGCCGACGACATCGCGCGCTCGATGAGTGCGCTGTCGGCGCGCGTCGCCGTGGTCCCCGGTCGCAACGCCATCGGCATCGAACTACCGAATGCGCATCGCGAAAAAGTTTACCTGCGCGAATTGCTGACGGTGAAGGACGGCAACGAATCCGCCGCCAAACTGCCGCTCTGCCTCGGCAAGAACATCGGCGGCGAATCCATCATCGTCGATCTCGCCCGCATGCCGCATCTGCTGATCGCCGGCACCACCGGCTCCGGCAAATCAGTCGCCATCAACACCATGATCCTCAGCCTGGTGTACCGGCTGCGGCCGGACCAGTGCCGCCTCATCATGGTCGATCCGAAGATGCTGGAATTGTCCGTCTATGACGGCATTCCGCATCTGCTGACGCCGGTGGTCACCGATCCGAAGAAGGCCGTGGTCGCCTTGAAGTGGGCGGTGCGCGAGATGGAAGAGCGCTACAAGCGCATGTCCAAGCTCGGCGTCCGCAACATCGACGGTTACAATCAGCGCCTGCTGGAAGCGAAGACCAAGGGCGAGGAACTCACCCGCACAGTGCATACCGGTTTCGACAAGGAGACCGGCAAGGCGATTTACGAGGAAGAAAAACTCGATCTCGAGCCGCTGCCCTATATCGTCATCATCGTCGACGAAATGGCCGACCTCATGATGGTCGCCGGCAAGGACATCGAAGGCGCGGTGCAGCGTCTCGCGCAAATGGCACGCGCCGCCGGCCTGCACGTCGTCCTCGCGACGCAGCGCCCATCGGTCGACGTCATCACTGGCACCATCAAGGCGAACTTCCCGACCCGCATCTCGTTTCAGGTCACCTCGAAGATCGACAGCCGCACCATCCTCGGCGAGATGGGCGCCGAGCAACTGCTTGGCCAGGGCGACATGCTCTACATGGCCGGCGGCGGACGCATCAGCCGCGTCCACGGGCCGTTCGTGTCGGACGAGGAAGTCGAGAAAGTGGTGCGCCATCTCAAGACCCAGGGCCAGCCGGAATATCTCGAAGCCGTCACCGCGGAAGAACCATCAGAGGAAGAAGGCGGCGCGGTGTTCGATGCTACCGGCATGGGGGCCGGGGATGGCGGCAGCGATCTGTTTGCGCAGGCGGTGCAGATCGTGAAGCGTGATCGCAAGGCCTCGACCAGCTACATCCAGCGTCGGCTGCAGATCGGCTACAACCGCGCGGCGTCGCTGATGGAGCGGATGGAGAACGAAGGCATCGTCGGCCAGCCCAATCATGCCGGCAAACGCGAGATTCTGATCGAAGAAGAAGAGAGCGGCTTTTGA
- a CDS encoding N-succinyldiaminopimelate aminotransferase (product_source=KO:K14267; cath_funfam=3.40.640.10,3.90.1150.10; cog=COG0436; ko=KO:K14267; pfam=PF00155; superfamily=53383), whose translation MTASSRAAQGSGQGASSPADGRDSERSPFARLTELLAPYQPGKPLITLSLGEPQHPVPDFVGPVLARYTADFGRYPAAKGIEPFRRAAASWMGTRFALPRPLDPETELLVLNGSREGLFFAAITAARFVGPRHGTPAILLPNPFYPAYGAGARAAGCEPVFLPTTLANGFLPDLDALDDATLARTVAMYIASPANPQGAVASRDYFTRLKGLADRYGFIVLSDECYSEIYTQAAPGSMLECAGPDFGNVVAFQSLSKRSNLPGMRVGFAAGDKKFLSVFHELRNVAAPQVPVPLQHVAIAAYSDEAHVEENRRLYRLKFDLADQILGNRYGYRRPAGGFCLWLDVSAYGGDEAATLKLYRDGGVRVVPGSYLARRQPDGSNPGAGYIRLALVQDSETTAEALHRLVQILD comes from the coding sequence ATGACCGCTTCTTCCCGCGCGGCGCAAGGATCTGGTCAAGGCGCGAGCAGTCCGGCCGATGGCCGGGACAGCGAGCGCTCGCCGTTCGCCCGGCTGACCGAGCTCTTGGCGCCGTATCAGCCCGGCAAGCCGCTGATCACGCTGTCGCTTGGCGAGCCGCAGCATCCGGTGCCGGATTTCGTCGGCCCGGTGCTGGCCAGATACACCGCCGATTTCGGCCGCTATCCCGCCGCCAAGGGCATCGAGCCGTTCCGCCGCGCCGCCGCCAGCTGGATGGGCACGCGGTTCGCATTGCCGCGTCCGCTCGATCCCGAAACCGAACTGCTGGTGCTGAACGGCAGCCGCGAGGGGCTGTTCTTTGCCGCGATCACGGCCGCCCGCTTCGTCGGCCCGCGCCACGGCACGCCGGCGATCCTGCTGCCGAATCCGTTCTATCCCGCCTATGGCGCCGGCGCCCGCGCTGCCGGCTGCGAGCCGGTATTTCTGCCGACCACGCTGGCGAATGGCTTCCTGCCCGACCTCGACGCCCTCGACGACGCCACGCTGGCGCGCACGGTGGCGATGTACATTGCCTCGCCCGCGAACCCGCAGGGCGCCGTCGCATCGCGCGACTATTTTACGCGTCTGAAAGGTCTCGCCGATCGCTACGGCTTCATCGTGCTGTCAGACGAATGCTATTCGGAAATCTACACCCAGGCCGCGCCCGGCAGCATGCTGGAATGCGCCGGACCGGACTTCGGCAATGTGGTGGCGTTCCAGTCGCTGTCGAAGCGCTCGAACCTGCCGGGCATGCGGGTGGGCTTCGCCGCCGGCGACAAGAAGTTTCTCAGCGTTTTTCATGAGCTGCGCAACGTCGCCGCACCGCAGGTGCCGGTGCCGCTGCAGCATGTGGCGATCGCCGCCTACAGCGACGAGGCCCATGTCGAAGAGAACCGCCGGCTTTACCGGCTCAAATTCGATCTCGCCGATCAGATTCTCGGCAACCGCTACGGCTATCGCCGTCCGGCCGGCGGCTTCTGCCTCTGGCTCGATGTCTCCGCTTATGGCGGCGATGAGGCAGCGACGTTGAAACTCTACAGAGACGGCGGCGTGCGCGTGGTGCCCGGAAGTTATCTGGCGCGCCGGCAACCCGACGGCAGCAATCCCGGCGCCGGCTACATTCGTTTGGCCCTGGTGCAGGACAGTGAAACAACGGCCGAAGCGTTGCATCGGCTGGTCCAGATTCTGGATTAG
- a CDS encoding Amt family ammonium transporter (product_source=KO:K03320; cath_funfam=1.10.3430.10; cleavage_site_network=SignalP-TM; cog=COG0004; ko=KO:K03320; pfam=PF00909; superfamily=111352; tigrfam=TIGR00836; transmembrane_helix_parts=Inside_1_6,TMhelix_7_24,Outside_25_38,TMhelix_39_61,Inside_62_72,TMhelix_73_95,Outside_96_128,TMhelix_129_151,Inside_152_157,TMhelix_158_180,Outside_181_226,TMhelix_227_249,Inside_250_257,TMhelix_258_280,Outside_281_294,TMhelix_295_317,Inside_318_323,TMhelix_324_346,Outside_347_350,TMhelix_351_373,Inside_374_379,TMhelix_380_402,Outside_403_433,TMhelix_434_456,Inside_457_479): protein MTFKRPSGAGLAALAVGLFAATAAYADPTVNKGDNAWMLTSTVFVLLMTVPGLALFYGGLVRSKNMLSVLMQVFYTTCIVMVLWALYGYSITFTGGSPYIGGFSKAFLSGVTPDSMAATFTADANISELVYFCFQMTFAAITPGLIVGAFAERTKFAAIALFMPLWVTLIYFPIAHMVWYWAGPDAIVAAAKALAAAAPDAKAAAQAKLDEVMADAGQVFLWGALDFAGGTVVHINAGIAGLVGCLIIGKRTGYGKELMAPHSLTMTMIGASLLWVGWFGFNVGSNLEASGTAALAMTNTFLATAMAAMSWMFAEWITKGHPSLLGAVSGAVAGLVAVTPACGYAGPMGAMVLGLVVGVVCLFFCTVVKNAIGYDDSLDVFGVHCIGGIIGALGTGILVNPALGGTGVMDYVAGKVGDYDLVTQMISQCKAVATTLVWSGVGSAILFKVVDVIVGLRVNVEVEREGLDVTEHTERAYNM, encoded by the coding sequence ATGACGTTTAAGCGTCCCTCTGGCGCGGGATTGGCGGCACTCGCCGTCGGCCTGTTCGCCGCAACAGCGGCCTATGCCGATCCGACGGTCAACAAGGGCGACAACGCCTGGATGCTGACCTCGACGGTGTTCGTGCTGTTGATGACCGTCCCCGGCCTTGCGCTGTTCTACGGCGGCCTCGTCCGTTCCAAGAACATGCTCTCGGTACTGATGCAGGTTTTCTACACCACCTGCATCGTGATGGTGCTCTGGGCCCTCTATGGCTACAGCATCACCTTCACCGGCGGTTCGCCCTATATCGGCGGTTTCTCGAAGGCCTTCCTCTCGGGCGTCACGCCTGATTCGATGGCTGCGACCTTCACCGCAGACGCCAACATCTCGGAACTGGTCTATTTCTGCTTCCAGATGACCTTCGCCGCGATTACCCCGGGCCTGATCGTCGGCGCTTTCGCCGAACGCACCAAGTTCGCGGCGATTGCCTTGTTCATGCCGCTCTGGGTGACGCTGATCTACTTCCCGATCGCGCACATGGTTTGGTACTGGGCTGGACCGGATGCCATCGTCGCAGCCGCCAAGGCGCTCGCAGCAGCGGCTCCCGACGCGAAGGCAGCGGCACAGGCCAAGCTTGACGAAGTCATGGCCGATGCCGGCCAGGTGTTCCTGTGGGGCGCTCTCGACTTCGCCGGCGGCACCGTGGTGCACATCAACGCTGGTATCGCCGGTCTCGTCGGTTGCCTGATCATCGGCAAGCGCACCGGCTACGGCAAGGAGCTGATGGCTCCGCACTCGCTGACCATGACCATGATCGGCGCGTCCCTGCTGTGGGTCGGCTGGTTCGGCTTCAACGTCGGATCGAACCTCGAAGCTTCGGGCACCGCCGCTCTCGCGATGACCAACACGTTCCTCGCCACCGCCATGGCTGCGATGTCGTGGATGTTCGCGGAGTGGATCACCAAGGGTCACCCCTCGCTGCTCGGTGCCGTGTCCGGCGCGGTCGCCGGCCTCGTCGCCGTCACGCCCGCTTGCGGATATGCGGGTCCGATGGGCGCGATGGTGCTCGGTCTGGTGGTCGGCGTCGTCTGCCTGTTCTTCTGCACCGTGGTGAAGAATGCGATCGGCTATGACGACTCGCTCGATGTGTTCGGCGTGCATTGCATCGGCGGCATCATCGGTGCGCTCGGCACTGGCATCCTGGTCAACCCGGCCCTGGGCGGCACGGGTGTCATGGATTACGTCGCCGGCAAGGTTGGCGACTACGACCTGGTCACCCAGATGATCTCGCAGTGCAAAGCTGTCGCGACCACGCTGGTGTGGTCCGGCGTCGGCTCGGCGATCCTGTTCAAGGTCGTCGACGTCATCGTCGGTCTCCGCGTCAATGTTGAAGTCGAGCGCGAAGGCCTCGACGTCACCGAGCACACCGAACGCGCCTACAACATGTAA
- a CDS encoding nitrogen regulatory protein P-II 2 (product_source=KO:K04752; cath_funfam=3.30.70.120; cog=COG0347; ko=KO:K04752; pfam=PF00543; smart=SM00938; superfamily=54913), translating into MKIVMAIIKPFKLEEVRDALTAIGVHGLTVTEVKGYGRQKGHTEIYRGAEYAVSFLPKIKIEVAVASDQVDKTIEAITTAAKTGQIGDGKIFVINLDHAVRIRTGEADAAAL; encoded by the coding sequence ATGAAAATTGTTATGGCGATCATCAAGCCATTCAAGCTTGAGGAAGTCCGTGATGCCCTGACCGCCATTGGCGTTCATGGTTTGACGGTGACGGAAGTCAAAGGATATGGCCGGCAGAAGGGCCACACGGAAATTTATCGCGGCGCGGAATATGCGGTGAGCTTCCTGCCCAAAATCAAGATCGAGGTGGCTGTTGCCTCGGACCAGGTCGACAAAACCATCGAAGCCATCACCACGGCGGCAAAAACCGGCCAGATCGGCGACGGCAAGATCTTCGTCATCAACCTCGACCATGCGGTTCGCATCCGCACCGGCGAGGCCGATGCCGCGGCACTTTGA
- a CDS encoding nitrogen regulatory protein P-II 2 (product_source=KO:K04752; cath_funfam=3.30.70.120; cog=COG0347; ko=KO:K04752; pfam=PF00543; smart=SM00938; superfamily=54913) produces the protein MKLVVAIIKPFKLDEVRQALTAIGVHGMTVTEVKGYGRQKGHTEMYRGAEYVVNFLPKLRLEIAVSSDLAAKAVEVISAGARTGQIGDGKIFVTPIDHALRIRTGETDSDAL, from the coding sequence ATGAAGCTCGTCGTTGCGATTATCAAACCCTTCAAGCTGGACGAAGTACGCCAGGCGCTCACCGCCATCGGCGTGCACGGCATGACCGTCACCGAAGTGAAGGGCTACGGCCGCCAGAAGGGCCACACCGAGATGTATCGCGGCGCCGAATATGTGGTGAACTTCCTGCCCAAGCTGCGACTGGAAATCGCGGTATCATCCGACCTCGCCGCCAAAGCGGTCGAGGTGATCTCCGCCGGAGCCCGCACCGGCCAGATCGGCGACGGCAAGATCTTCGTGACGCCGATCGACCACGCGCTCCGCATCCGCACCGGCGAGACCGACAGCGACGCGCTCTAA
- a CDS encoding acyl-CoA thioesterase-2 (product_source=KO:K10805; cath_funfam=3.10.129.10; cog=COG1946; ko=KO:K10805; pfam=PF13622; superfamily=54637; tigrfam=TIGR00189): MSKSLIDLLDILDLETIEVNMFRGRSPKTRWQRVFGGQVIGQAMVASCRTVEGRFPHSLHCYFILPGDPQIPIIYEVERLRDGKSYSTRRVTAIQHGQAIFSMMVSFHAEEADSFHHQDQMPDVPPPEKLTAEELAKNPIITQLPDFIRRYYESDRPIELRPVEFQRYFGTAIPDGKINIWIRTAAKLPDDPALHMCALAYASDFSLLDSVMARYGRTLFDGRVMAASLDHAMWFHRPFRADEWLLYSQDSPSAQGGRGLARGLIFKPDGTLVASVAQEGSMRERRESPRPE, from the coding sequence ATGTCCAAGAGCCTGATCGATCTGCTCGACATTCTCGATCTCGAGACCATCGAGGTGAACATGTTCCGCGGCCGCAGCCCGAAGACGCGCTGGCAGCGGGTGTTCGGCGGCCAGGTGATCGGCCAGGCCATGGTGGCGTCGTGCCGCACCGTCGAGGGCCGCTTTCCGCATTCGCTGCACTGCTATTTCATCCTGCCCGGCGATCCGCAGATCCCGATCATTTACGAGGTCGAGCGGCTGCGCGACGGCAAGAGCTATTCAACCCGCCGCGTCACCGCGATCCAGCACGGCCAGGCGATCTTCTCGATGATGGTGTCGTTTCACGCCGAGGAGGCGGATTCCTTCCATCATCAGGACCAGATGCCCGACGTGCCGCCGCCGGAAAAACTGACCGCGGAAGAGCTGGCCAAGAACCCGATCATCACCCAGCTGCCGGACTTCATCCGGCGCTATTACGAATCCGACCGGCCGATCGAATTGCGGCCCGTCGAGTTCCAGCGCTATTTCGGTACCGCCATTCCGGACGGCAAGATCAATATCTGGATCCGCACCGCGGCCAAGCTGCCGGACGACCCGGCGCTGCACATGTGCGCGCTGGCCTATGCCTCGGACTTCTCGCTGCTGGATTCGGTGATGGCGCGCTACGGCCGCACGCTGTTCGACGGCCGGGTGATGGCGGCGAGCCTCGACCACGCGATGTGGTTTCACCGGCCGTTCCGCGCCGACGAATGGCTGCTCTACAGCCAGGACAGTCCGAGCGCCCAGGGCGGCCGCGGCCTGGCGCGCGGCCTGATCTTCAAGCCCGACGGTACGCTGGTGGCGTCGGTGGCGCAGGAAGGCTCGATGCGCGAGCGGCGCGAAAGCCCCCGGCCTGAGTGA